Proteins encoded together in one Candidatus Korarchaeota archaeon NZ13-K window:
- a CDS encoding polyprenyl synthetase family protein, translating to MEIERELRESRELLDALIEKSFPRRIDESYLEWLMGRRSDGYDPRTIERTIFEPMWDLLARGGKRWRPWLFMTIARNLGVDLEKYKNLAVIVELLHNGSLIADDIEDGAEVRRGDKAIHVKYGLDIAVNLSSAMYFLPMRLLMEMEVSDSTYRRLMNAYLEDMIRIHLGQATDIGWHRGLRDPETITVEQYLEMCANKTGVLPRMAARFAAIAAGLSADEERRLGRFAESIGVAFQIQDDILNVTNTEGLGKEFGEDIREGKVTLMVIHTLSAADERDRLRLKEILSMHTSDPALIREAISIMERYGAVDHAKEVARRIVLSSWEEAEAILPENVYKEKIRELAMFLVERNF from the coding sequence ATGGAAATAGAGAGGGAGCTCAGGGAAAGTAGGGAGCTGCTTGATGCCCTGATAGAAAAGAGCTTTCCGAGGAGGATAGATGAGAGCTACTTGGAGTGGCTCATGGGGAGGAGGTCGGATGGCTACGATCCGCGGACGATCGAGAGGACTATATTCGAACCAATGTGGGACCTGCTGGCCAGAGGGGGGAAGAGGTGGAGGCCCTGGCTCTTCATGACGATTGCCAGGAACCTGGGAGTGGATCTGGAGAAGTATAAGAATTTGGCTGTGATAGTCGAGCTCCTTCACAACGGATCCCTCATAGCTGACGATATAGAGGATGGAGCCGAGGTTAGAAGGGGAGATAAGGCAATTCACGTGAAGTACGGGCTGGACATAGCCGTCAACCTCTCCTCCGCGATGTACTTCCTCCCAATGAGGCTCCTGATGGAGATGGAGGTGAGCGACTCCACCTACAGGAGGCTAATGAACGCCTACCTGGAGGATATGATAAGGATACACCTCGGCCAGGCGACGGACATAGGATGGCACAGGGGTCTCAGGGACCCCGAAACGATAACCGTGGAGCAGTACTTGGAGATGTGCGCCAACAAGACGGGCGTACTCCCCAGGATGGCGGCCAGATTCGCAGCGATAGCGGCGGGGCTCAGTGCCGATGAGGAGAGAAGGCTGGGGAGGTTCGCCGAATCCATAGGTGTGGCCTTCCAAATACAGGATGACATACTGAACGTCACCAACACCGAGGGACTGGGCAAGGAGTTCGGAGAGGACATAAGGGAGGGAAAGGTCACCCTGATGGTGATCCATACCCTGTCCGCGGCCGATGAGAGGGACAGACTCAGGCTCAAGGAGATACTTTCGATGCACACCAGCGACCCTGCGCTCATCAGGGAGGCCATATCGATAATGGAGAGGTACGGGGCTGTGGATCACGCTAAAGAGGTGGCCAGGAGGATAGTTCTCTCCTCATGGGAGGAGGCCGAGGCGATACTCCCCGAAAACGTATACAAGGAGAAGATAAGGGAGCTGGCGATGTTCTTAGTTGAGAGGAATTTCTGA
- the guaB gene encoding IMP dehydrogenase, with product MRNPIGMEFAFTFNDVILLPGKTEIEPSNVDLTTRIGDIVLSVPILSSPMDTVTEEEMSIAMARIGGLGILHRNCSVEEQVNMARAVKRAESFIIRDVITVSPEDSVEEAKRLMREHGISGLPVVVDGKLVGIVTRRDVYFAEESSLLVKDIMTRDPITVGPDITPQEARRIMARHKIEKLPVVNEAGELIGLVTAKDVFYRESHPFATRDEEGRLRVGAAISPFDMDRAKTLAPYVDVLVTDVAHFHNENVISATKKLISEVDVPVIAGNIGTYEAAEEVITRLDVVGLRVGIGSGSICTTGEVTGVAAPTLYAVAKAYEAVRKHSADVAIIADGGIRGPAEAAKAFAMGADAVMLGYALAGTKESPGSTMMIGGKMYKIYRGMGSPSARSRRFALDRYSKPSKDIAEGIEGLVPYRGDVTTVVDRFVAGLKAAFGYVGARSIAEIKVKARFAVITHAGMSEIAPHDVKPLEKISD from the coding sequence ATGCGGAACCCCATCGGCATGGAGTTCGCCTTCACATTCAATGATGTGATACTCCTCCCGGGGAAAACAGAAATCGAGCCGTCCAACGTCGATCTAACGACGAGGATAGGTGACATAGTGCTCAGCGTCCCCATACTCTCCTCCCCCATGGACACCGTGACTGAGGAGGAGATGTCCATAGCCATGGCGAGGATAGGTGGGCTCGGCATACTCCACAGGAACTGCAGCGTTGAGGAGCAGGTGAACATGGCTAGGGCTGTGAAGAGGGCGGAATCTTTCATAATAAGGGACGTGATCACAGTTTCCCCTGAAGACAGCGTTGAGGAAGCCAAGAGACTGATGAGGGAGCACGGGATCTCAGGACTTCCCGTGGTCGTCGATGGAAAGCTTGTGGGCATAGTGACCAGGAGGGATGTTTACTTCGCCGAGGAGAGCAGCCTGCTGGTCAAGGACATAATGACCAGGGATCCGATCACAGTCGGGCCTGATATAACACCACAGGAGGCTAGGAGGATAATGGCCAGGCACAAGATAGAGAAGCTTCCGGTGGTCAATGAGGCCGGGGAGCTCATAGGACTCGTCACGGCCAAGGACGTCTTCTACAGGGAGTCCCATCCTTTCGCCACTAGGGATGAGGAAGGAAGGCTCAGGGTCGGCGCGGCGATCTCGCCCTTCGATATGGATAGGGCGAAGACGCTGGCCCCCTACGTGGACGTGCTCGTGACCGATGTTGCGCACTTCCATAACGAAAATGTGATAAGCGCGACTAAGAAGCTTATCTCCGAGGTGGACGTTCCTGTGATAGCGGGAAACATAGGGACCTATGAGGCGGCTGAGGAGGTGATAACCAGGCTCGATGTGGTGGGGCTCAGGGTGGGCATAGGGAGCGGGAGCATATGCACCACTGGCGAGGTGACCGGCGTGGCCGCGCCCACCCTCTACGCAGTGGCCAAGGCCTATGAGGCCGTGAGGAAGCACTCGGCTGATGTAGCAATAATAGCGGACGGCGGTATCAGGGGGCCCGCTGAGGCCGCTAAGGCGTTCGCTATGGGAGCGGATGCCGTGATGCTGGGCTACGCCCTGGCCGGGACTAAGGAGTCCCCCGGCTCCACTATGATGATAGGGGGTAAGATGTACAAGATATACAGGGGCATGGGGAGCCCGTCGGCCAGATCGAGGAGGTTCGCCCTAGATAGGTACAGCAAACCCTCGAAGGACATAGCTGAGGGAATAGAGGGCCTCGTCCCCTACAGGGGGGATGTTACCACCGTAGTCGATAGGTTCGTGGCCGGGTTGAAGGCGGCCTTCGGCTATGTGGGGGCCCGCAGCATAGCTGAGATCAAGGTGAAGGCCAGGTTCGCCGTGATCACACACGCTGGCATGAGCGAGATAGCCCCCCACGATGTCAAACCACTGGAGAAGATATCGGACTGA
- a CDS encoding RsmB/NOP family class I SAM-dependent RNA methyltransferase has product MDAIPEGLIKPEFERRYRALLGDEYETFLSFMARRPIPSIRVNPMKVDPDRFISLLASKGWELSRIPWYDKGFRVIRGPERLGNTEWHQLGLYYVQEAASMIPPVVLSPRPGESVLDLAASPGSKTTQMAEMMLHRGIIVANDVSPERVDALASNVQRMGSLNVVVTMFDGRRAPDVLGRGRFDRVLLDSPCSSLGEVRRNWGALQRWSPRLVERMSRLQLSLAKAAYETLKPGGLMVYSTCTLEPKENEWVVFKLLQLGASLEEPRVEGLVWRRGLRRWMDLEFGSEMERCMRIYPQDNDTIGFFVAILRKPG; this is encoded by the coding sequence ATGGATGCGATACCTGAGGGGTTGATAAAGCCGGAGTTCGAGAGGAGGTACAGGGCCCTTCTGGGTGATGAGTACGAGACATTCCTCTCCTTCATGGCCAGAAGGCCCATCCCCAGCATAAGAGTGAATCCGATGAAGGTGGATCCTGATAGGTTCATCTCGCTGCTCGCATCAAAGGGTTGGGAGCTGTCCAGGATTCCCTGGTATGACAAGGGGTTCAGGGTGATAAGAGGGCCTGAAAGACTGGGAAACACGGAGTGGCACCAGCTTGGTCTCTACTACGTGCAGGAGGCCGCCTCCATGATCCCCCCCGTCGTCCTCTCCCCCAGGCCGGGGGAGAGCGTGCTGGACCTGGCCGCATCCCCTGGATCCAAGACCACCCAGATGGCCGAGATGATGCTCCATAGGGGGATCATAGTGGCGAACGACGTGAGCCCAGAGAGAGTGGATGCCCTGGCCTCTAACGTCCAGAGGATGGGTTCCCTCAACGTCGTCGTGACGATGTTCGATGGGAGGAGGGCACCGGATGTGTTGGGCAGGGGGAGGTTCGACAGGGTCCTGCTCGACAGCCCCTGCAGCTCCTTGGGCGAGGTCAGGAGGAACTGGGGGGCCTTACAGAGGTGGAGTCCGAGGCTCGTTGAGAGGATGTCCAGGCTCCAGCTCTCCCTGGCCAAGGCGGCCTATGAGACCCTGAAGCCCGGAGGTTTGATGGTCTACTCGACCTGCACGCTGGAGCCCAAGGAGAACGAGTGGGTCGTCTTTAAATTGCTCCAGCTGGGCGCCTCCCTGGAGGAGCCGAGGGTGGAGGGCCTCGTTTGGAGGAGAGGGCTGAGAAGGTGGATGGACCTGGAGTTCGGGAGCGAGATGGAGAGGTGCATGAGGATATACCCTCAGGACAACGACACGATAGGGTTCTTCGTGGCGATCCTGAGGAAACCAGGGTAA